Part of the Triticum urartu cultivar G1812 chromosome 2, Tu2.1, whole genome shotgun sequence genome, CGAAGTGTGTGTTTCTCTCCTACAAGGCTCATACTCCTACCAAGAGTAATGTCATCCTCGGGCTGCAAACCCGCAATACCTTGCATTGGAGATTGACTTGAATTGGAAGACCTGCTGCTGCTACATCTAGGCCAATTTGATCTTGCACTAGCTTGTGTTTCCATGTGAACCTCTGCAGCTTCCATGTGCCTCCTCTCTTTCCGCCTCCGCTCTTTGAACCATATTCTGACCTGGTTGTAAGTCAAACCAACAGATGCCGCATACTCTGTCACGTCCTCCGGCTTCGGATATTGTACCTCTGGATCAGGAAATTTTTAGCCACAGCACAAAAAGTTGAACAACAAAAAAATAAGACATGCCAGCAGGAAAAGAGGTTGAAACACTAGCACATGTTTACCAGAATAAAAACTCTCCAGCATCTGgatttgcaggggagatttcttTGTCCCTGCATTATCGCTCTTGGCTAGAAATCCTTTGGCCATCATCTGGAGAAAACCATAATTAGGTATCAGCGCACAAAGCAGGCGAGTGACAGTAAACACCATGTCACAAAACACTAAGGCCCAGTTCTTTTCAGCTTTTGATTCTCCAAAATCAGCTTTGGGGAAACTTCTCACAAAATCAGCTTCCCACAGAATCAGCCGTCGAGTTATTTTCTAAGATTGTGGTCTGGGATTATGGGATGAGTTGTGTGCTGGAATGTCTGTAATGTCCCTGAACTAAAACTGGGTGTTGATAGTACCATTGATGATAGCATTCACATTAAAAGTAGCATTCAAATTATTAGTAGCAAATAAATAAGCAAAAAAGAACCATTCACAGTTGCATTGAGTAATCACAGTAGCATTTTTTTTAACCAAGTCATCTTCCCTTCACAGTACCATTGAGCATTCACAGTAGCCAAAGAAATTACATGCCTGGTCCATGCATCCATCCATCTACGAAAAACCTAGCACCATTGATCCATCCATCAAGCAAATCATGTACTAAGCATCCACATACATCCATCTTATCCAACTTCCATCGTTCCATGTGAAGGAGAGGAACTAGAACGGAGTGATGAACAAAAACCGAAGGAGGAGAGGCTCACCAGGCAGCGGTGCAAGGAGAGCTGCAGCCGGCGGGATGGGCTCGTTGGGGACGGCGGGGGAAGGGAGTGGCCGGCGGGATGGGCCGGGGGGGGCCGGGGGGGGCGGAGGAGTGCAGGGCCGTCGGGAGGGGGGCGGAGGAGGCGGGACGGATGAATTCTTGGGCCGGCGGGATGGGCGCGTGGGGGCCGCGCTCGCCGGCTCCTCCAGGGCGGCGGGGAGGGCGCCGGTCGTCggaggggggagggaggaggagaggtagGGGCGACGCGGGGACTGCAACCTGGCGGCGGGGAATGGAGGCGgcgggagggagaggggagagacgCCCAGAACCCTTACTGACGAGTGGGCCGCCGTTTTCCCTTAAACCCTTGGAGAAGGGGAATGGCCGAATGGTTAGTTTGGAGAAATACCTGCGGTTTGTTCTCCTTCCACGTCGGCCCCTGCAGCTGCAGGTGTTGCTCCCCAGTTGTGCTGTCACTGTTCTCAGCATTTAAGCTCGTGAACACAAATTTAGATTCGTGAAGCTACCATTTACCAGGCTAGTTAGAATTGTAAAACAAACCCTGAGAGAAGCTGAAGAGAGATCATATTCTAGGAGAATCTTGCAAAAGAACTGGGCCTAGTGTTTTGTAACATGGTGCTGCTTTGTGCGTTGAGACTCATCTTCTTCTTTTTATACAAGGAATATATTAGTATCACGGAAATATCAATTACATCAAGTCTCTACACCAACAAAATGTCAGAAACGACATTCAGGATGCACACAAcctgaaagagaaaaaaagaattaaaaatagGTTCCACGACGGTAATCAACTCCTCGCAGCAACAACTCGACAAACTACCGCCAAAGACAACACCCGGAATACGTTCTCCAAAGGCCACGCCTCCAAGGAGGAAAACAGTGCACAAGCGCTGTCTTCGCCCTATCAAAGATCTTAAGTTTTCACCATGGAAAAAGTATGAACTCTCAAAACGATTCCTTTAATAAAGCCATTGCCAGACACAACCAATAAAGGTGAGACCTTAGGTTTTCACCATGAAAGTCAAGACTCGGCACTCGAGGAGCGCCACCAAACTTGAATTCCTCTAGtgcttccccccccccccccccccacttgCCAAGTCTGCTCCTGCAAATCATCAACACCGGGCTCACAGTTACCAGATCCAAAATGGATCATCGGCCCCCCTGAAGCAAAATCTTCAGCGCGTCGAAGGTCCCCTCCGCCAACATTGGCCCTCCAATCTCAGCCGCCATGACCTTCTCCACCGCAGTGTACACCATGGAAATTGAGATGCCCACATGTCCCATGGTTTCGACAACAAATCGGAGCTTCGCGCCGCACCATCGTGAAGCCACCCGGGCGGATATGTGTGCGCATGACTGGATTCCATCCTATCCAGATATCCAGAAGCTTCATACGCCAATTCAAGAAGATCTCTGGTAGAAGATCCAGAACACATCTGATGGGTAGATCGAAGAGGAGCAAACACACTAAAACACTGCCTTGATGCGAGAAGAATGCTAGGACCACCACCATTATTCTGAAGACTCTCGCAAGCCCCCACGCCGCGAGTCACCACCAAGcaggaacgacagaagaggagAGGGCAGCCTAGCTCGCATTTGcaggtcgtcgccggcgtgcccaGGGACACAGTCAGTTTCCCCCGCAGCACAAGCCTTGACTGGGCCCCAATGGCCTCGGAGCGCTGCAGCCCAGATCGAGACCCGGTGACCTAGATCACACACCACACAAAGTCGAAGACGGCCACGGCGGCGGCACGACCTTCCCTTCACtccgacggggtcctcaggcaccgGCCAAGACAGGCGCGCCGCCCCATGCCCTCAAACAATGTCCTACCTCCTCCCTTTGTGATACTGTCGAGGAAGCACCTTCCCTGCCCACCGTCTTTGATGGGGTGggcgccgccaccgccgacgGCATCGGTGACAGTGATGGCAGGAGACACAGATCGAAGGAGTTACTAGGGATCAATGGGAAAGGGCCTCCAGAGCCGCCCGGGAGGGGAGCGACTCGGGAGACTCATCCAATGGTTCACTTCACTCCTTTTTCGAGgagttttttttcttttgaaagGAGATTGGCATGGTGGTTTGCTTTGCCAAACCTACGAAGCTTTTTTCACAAACACAACATAGACAGAGACGCTCACATGCTCATTTTTATGAGTGTACGCATATACATCACATCCTATCATTTATGAGCACCTTCGAAAGGAGTCAATGAAGAAGTCTCATTATTTGAAATGCTAGTAGACGATAAAGCCTGGCCACCAAAATTACACACCACAAGATGGCCAGACTTACATGGGAGCGAGTATTAATGAGGCCTTTCCCCTCACCTCATCAACAATATGTAATCACTATAACATCACCGCCATATAAAACGAGCGAAGGGGTAATGAATACACAAATGTTGAATTGAGTCACCCTAATTGCACAAAGCAAGGTCTATTGCTTTGTGTCTAGTCTtgtttcagaaagaaaaaaatggTTTGGTGATGAAGTTTTTTTCATCAACAGGATCTAGTTTCAGAATGTCCTGGAACAAAGGTCATGTTTCAGAAAGAAGAAAAAAGGTTTGATGATGAATATTTTTTCTTCTGCAATATGGGTCTTGTTTCAAAAACATAGCCCCGGTTGCATAAAGCGCTGGAGGAGCATTCCGCGTTAGAGCGTGCGAGACCAAGCATTGCAACACGACGCATGTTTCAGAAACATAGCTTCAGTTGCAGAAATCGCCAAAGGAATGCCCGACATGAGAGCTCGTCGTTGTCGTGCTGGAGTAGAGGCAGCTGCTCGGGGTGCTGGGCGGGAGGAGGCGCGACAGCTCCGACCACCAGCAACGTGCCATGGCGGGCCAACAGTGTTGTCTTGACGGACCTTTGCAACAAGGTCCTTGTTGTAAAGCCCCTCAGTTGGCTGGGGCGGTAGATCGGACAGCTGTTTCGGGCAGCATCCGACGGCTAGCGAGGCGACCGATGTAATCAATTTATCATCCGGCAGACGTGTAGCATTgtcctttttattttttctcttCAGAAATTATGTGCAGTAGAGACAAAATCCCAGAATAAATGTGTGCAGTTTGCGTCAACGCAAAAAAAATCATCTCCACTGACGAATTTCTCCGTTTCATATTCCATAATCATCTCTCAGAACCAGAACACCAAGATACATTACCACCGGCCACGTGAATCGCAGCAAGTTACCGAGACAAAGTTTATACAGAACCTCATTAAAACAGCTTCCAGATTTTCCACACACAGACAACCAAATAAGACTAGTAAAGCCGAGACAAATGTTGTCCGTGGATCAAAATGATATATCACCGAGCTAAAATAAAACTAGCAGAAAAGAGTAAGTTTTAGTCGCTATCATCTTCGTCTTCTTGCGTTTCAAGCTGGGAGACAACCTTTTCTATGAACTTCCTGCGAACGCCTTCCATGACATTGTTACGGGATGAATCGCCACCACCTTGTCCATCATTCAGTACTGGGTCTGAATGGCAAAGCGCCAATGCAACAGCTGGAATAAACAGAATGGAAGTCTAGCATAAAGAGCGGAAGACCGTGCATGACACTTAAAGATTCCGTGCGCTCACATCAGTCGGTGTAATTTAAGTGAGCAAGAAATCCATTGTCGTTTCTTATTCACATGACATATTCGATTTTAATGGTAACAGCAGCATAACTGTGAACTAGGCATGCCACTGTGTTAGGCACTCATCTAAAATTTGTTCCCTCGattttttttttcttctgtttgtCATATGATGCAAGGCAAACATACAGCAGGACCATATATTCACCGTAGACATGCCTGTCGCCCTGAACATGTTTTCCTCTTAGTACGAAGGGAAAAAACCTCATCCTAAGGTCAAAGATTATAGTCACGTTAAGCCGAATTGCGAATTGTATCGTGCGACTGGCTAATTGCAACTTTaagcgcgcgcgcacacacacacacgcacacgcacacgcacacgcacacgcacacagTCTACTGGTGTGTACTGACAATATTTTTGCCCAACCAACTAAAGAAAGAAGAGTAACTTGAACTAAGATAGTGGAAACTGATTGTGTGGTACAACTTACATTCAGGTGTGCATTTCTTTCCACCAAACTTCTGTAGACCAACATAAGTCCCTTTGACAGCACTGTTGTTGTACACCAGTATTGTAGGAACATTTCTATCTGGGTAGTTGGGAATACAGTCCGTGGAAATAATTTTAACAAACTTGGTTTCTGCATATTTCGGCGCCAGTTCCTCCAGGCAAGTCTCAAGCAGCCCACATTCTGGTATCCTGCGATAAGATCCATAGAAGTCTCAGACAATGAACAGTTTGAGGTAGTATTTCTTCCTAGAGTCATTTCTGTATTATAAGCACCTCTGGGAAACAGTTAAACAGCATATAAAGCAGAAGCACTGCAAACGTCTCACAGAAGCATAGGGCATAATGTCCTAAAATCCTTCAGTTTCCAGTCAAAATGAGTATAAATCAAAATACGAGCACAGGGCTTTTCGTAGGCTGCTGCTCTGTGCAGTTAAAGATGGGATCCAACCTGTTCTGTTTGCGGAGAGCGTGTGGAGTAAATCGAAGTAGAAAAGAAGAGGAAAAATATCATGGTGTGGTATGGTTTGCTAAGCTAGGTTATCTTGTTTATTTTGAAATGGTAGTTCAAAAATCACGTGCATACAAGGTCAGATTTTGCCAAAACTATTTCAACACAATTATATCTCTGGATAACAAATTCCAAGAACCATAGTAGATAGTACTCATTTTCAAGCTGCCATTTTTAATCAACATAACAAACACTCCcgctgtaaagaaatataagagcatttagatcactactttaggcCCTGTTTGTTTGGGCTTTTGCTTCTGCTTTTGCAGCATTTCCACTTTGGCCAAAAAGCCATAAAAGCTCAAACAAACCGTAGAAGCAAAAGCCCAAACAAACAGGGccttagtgatctaaacgctcttatatttctttgcGGAGGGAGTATGTATAGTTCGACACTTAGTTACGAATAAAGTTCTACTTACATGCCCATAAAAAAATTAGCTGTTTCTTGGTGTAGTTTTTGACAGAAGAAGGGCATCATATCGTAAATAGGATGAATTTCGCCTTACGCATCCTTGTAGAGGAAGACCACAACCCAGACATCCGGTGGAGCCTGCGAAACCTCACGCACAAAATCAGAGCCTGTGATGGGCTGTACTGCGCCGAATCTGGCAGTTTTTGCTGCCTCCTTGAGCTCTGCAAGCCTCATCCTCCTGTAAGCACACCACAACATCAAAACATCAGACAATTGATGGACATGGATTTCTGGCTCCATGGATCAGAACGACACTTTCTCGCAAGTGGTACCAAAACAACTGAAATTGTACAGTAGTGCCCCGAGTCCAGATCAAAAACAACTGAAACAGACCAGATTTCTGTGGAAATCACACGAATTACCTCCATCCTACCGTGTAATTCGGGTCAAACCAATCACGAAAAGCACTAGTGGAACACATCTCATGGATCACCAGACGTGCGGGAGACTAGATCGAGGCCGATGGGGAAAAGAGAGGGGGCGCACCTGTACTGCTCCAGGAAGCGGTCATCGTCGAGGTCGTCCTCGAGCTCCTCGAGCTCGTCGGGGTCGCGCGCGTCGAGCCACTCCTTGGACTTGGGCTGCTCGTCCGCGTCGACCCTGGGGGCGAAGGGCGGCGGCTTGAAGGGCTCCGGCTTCTCGGGCAGGTTTCCGAGTTTGCGCTGGATGTCGTCCCACTGCGTGGTCGCCCCCTCCACGTCCTTGTACACGAAGTGGTAGTCCGCCATGGCCGAGCCTCGaacgagcgagcgagcgagagagagatcGGGACAGGAGAAGCGGAAGGCCAGTATACCTGGCCATGGCAGGCCGTCTCGAACGGCCCGACCTTGCCCATGGGCCGGGGCTGGGCCTAGATTTTGAGCCCAATGGTCGGGCCGGGCTGGGTTGGGCTTGTTGTATTTGCAATTTAAGAAAGAAGCCCGACCCGAGGCCTGATGAGCTTTTTGACTGATGGGCCGGGCTTGGGCCGAAAAACTAGGCCTGACGGTTGGCCCATGCCTAGGTTTTCTGCTTTGGGCTTTGTTAGGCCCAACCCGGCCCGAGTTATGCCTAAGAATGCCGAAGGGGAACGAGGAGGCGAGAGAATGGAAGAGATCGGCTGACAGGTGGACCCCACGTACTCGCGCTAGACGCTATTGCGCATGGGATCTGGATCCGCGTGTGGCAGGTTGGGCCCGCTTGTCATTCATATAGAGGCTTTCCGCTGGATGAGACGGTGCCACTGATTGCGAACCAAAACTAAGGAGAAGAAGCAAAGCGGGAGAAGATCATTCTTCGGGGCAGCGGAGATGACGGTTGGTCATCTCGCCAACGACACCATCCTCTGAGGCCGCGAAAGCACGATgagctcctcctcctcgtctGCCCTTGCCCTCTTCTCCTTCGATTTTGCTCGTTGTTGTGTTTGCGGCTCGAGATATATTTTTGTTGGTGAAATGTGGGGGTTGGAGGTTAGGGTTCTTCGTGATGCGGTGAATTGGGAAGATTTGAGGTATTGTTTACAGCCAAAAAAGAGTAGTGTTTGGTTGCAATAAAAAAGTGTGACTACAGAAGATGGTTAGCACAGAATTATTCAAAAACAGATAAAATTGGAAGGAATATTCAAAGTAAGAGCAAAGCTGCATCATTTTTTTACGCGTCAACAGCGGGCTTACGCTGAACCATATATTCCAAGACGAAAACAATTATAGAGAGGAGCAGAGGAGTACAAGAGGAGGGGGGGATAACAAAAGTTCAGAGGAAGTAAAAGAAGTTTAAAGGAAATACATAAGGCCTATAATCTCGTGGCCAGGTGGAACAACATTGATCCCCAGTCTTTGAGCAGAGATTGTCTCTGAGCATTCTTGCACCGATGGACCAGAGCATTAGATCGCCCGCTGCAACTCGACCAATGCAGTGTATGCCCCAAGTTTCATTTCTAAATACTTTTGCATTCCGCCTTTTCCAAGTATTCCCGAACACGACGATGATCACAGTAGAGCACACTTTGTTGGTGGTTGCACCCAGGCAAACATCCAGCAGACTATCTGGCCGTCCATCATGAAGGCTCTGGAGTTCATCACACAGAGTTAACAATAGGTGGCATTAAATAAGAAGGCGAGTGATACTTTCACAAGCACCACAGAATGGGAACACATCTGAGGTGGCGATTGATCTCCGGAAGCGTCTCTCATTGGTGTACACACGGTCCTTGCATGCAAGCCAAATGAAAAATCTGCTTTTATTCGGCTCATAATTCCTCCAAATGGTAGGAGCGAGTTGGTCGATCGGTTGTGCTAGCCAAAGCATCGAATAGGCCATTTTGGTTGTAAGAGGTTTGCCTCCGTGTTTGCGAATCCTCGTGTCCTGTATCTGCAAATTCAAGTTACCTGTTGCCAAAATAGCACGCAATTCCCCCAGATCACGTTCAGCCGCATGAGATAATCGATTTGTGAGGTCTAGGTTAAGTTCCGTAGAAGCCAGCACCGAGCCACAAAGGCAGACTACCGCTTTGCAGTGTGAGAAAAGGGCTGGGAAACGAACCGCCAGGGTGTCAGTGGAGTTGGGTAGCCACAGGTTGGCCCAGAAGGAGGTGGACTGACCATTACCCACAGAAACAATGGTGATGGATAGGAAGAAAtcaatgttggaaatatgccctggaggcaataataaaaggttattattatgtttccttgttcatgataattgtctattgttcatgctataattgtattaactggaaaccgtaatacatgtgtgaatacatagaccacaacatgtccctagtaagcctctagttgactagctcgttgatcaatagatggtcatggtttcctgaccatggacattggatgtcattgacaacaggatcacatcattaggagaatgatgtgatggacaagacccaatcttaagcgtagcacaagattgtgtagttcgtttgctaaagcttttctaatgtcaagtatcatttccttagaccatgagattgtgcaactcccagataccgtaggaatgctttgggtgcaccaaacgtcacaacgtaactgggtggctataaaggtgcactacaggtatctccgaaagtgtctgttgggttggcacgaattgagactgggatttgtcactccgtatgacggagaggtatctctgggccttgtcggtgtcaaaaccggcagatctcgggtagggggtcccaagctgtgtatcatggatcgatgggtaacaggagacaggggacacgatgcttacccaggttcgggccctcttgatggaggtaaaaccctacgtcctgctcttgtttatattgatgagtataggggttacaagagttgatctaccacgagatcggagaggctaaaccctagaagctagcctatgattatgattgttgtatatgttatctatcgactagcctggcctcggtttatataatgcaccaatggcctgggataacaagagtcctagccgaatacgccggtggggaggagtccttgtcttgatcaccaagtcttgtggaatcttccatgtatgcggcagctgtccgaactggcccatgagtatacggccatgggggtcctcggcccaatctaacagattgggagatgacgtgttgagtaccccctagtccaggacaccgtcagtagccccctgaaccggtcttcaagttagggacgctcctcgattcttccgaactattcttcatcttcggttgtcagtcttgaaaactggttcaacaaattttctcatcttcgatcttgaggatcgccgaaatgcattcgacgagtttatacgtcgggtatccgaggagcccctttaagttttcggcctttatcaatgccttgttatttttatgccacacctcgggtttgaagttgttcccgggaggcagtgtcctcttgcgtccgagctccaacgtcggactgcattcgaggtatcttttgcagacgagcaccaacgccagaccgctttcgagctccaacgccggaatgtatccgagctccaacgtcggactgtatccgagctccaacgctggactatgtccaagctccaacgccggactatgtccaagctccaacacaggactatgtccaagctccaacgccggactatcataaatcaccttggttcaaaaaagttgaaggagtttagccgagcttaatgccggaaatgccctctatggagccagccactagcgccgaGCTTTaggccggactgcttccgaggtggtgcaccaccccgactgtgggccgattttttgtcaatatttttgattggtgcaatttattctctaccgagatatatagccagtagccctcaaggtgtgtaacggtctaaaacccgagatgcccctgaaggatgacgtaagaccgctgatcccagtagcctctgagactcaggttgatttgcaaaatcggcctgaggatcaagtcctagctcggcagaatacttcgggacacaaaaagcggcgtgctcagtcctcaagactcaggttgggtgcggctgACCAACCTggggatcaaaatctcctcggaaactgtattgcacttaaaattttatgcattggataggcaatgcagtagcccccgagacattggtcgggtggcaacatcagatcaggggatcgatgtacccctttaatatttgtaagtaataagcccaaagcccagtagcccccgagccttaacgcgggcacgggtggccgaattaaggatcgatatccatagtaaaatcacaaattatgtgtaatgactctatgtatccaagtactttacgtcattaatgctcggatccgcattgtacaaaactttgttgaccaaCCATCGGCTTCAatctcctcggccagtagccgaggagtgtttgtcctactttataaagcctttatgagggcaaagatttacgacaaacaaggcaaacTGGCCATACgattttataaacaaaggtacgtagagagatatgttatattactgtttaacataagaaatgtcttccaaagaaaatagtcccgctagcggttcctttctttgggttgtcatgctaagcatgatcatgaaacctcagctctaatgtaagagcaaaatattgaggatttagtttgggaggccagttactagcccccggtagtgttcagtgacagtcgaggtcaagccgtaaacacttcggccaatgttatgaatggcccatcataTAACACaatcatcggatcgctgaccagtttacacttattgtgacagtcagattttggctttctccactgaggtgcttaaccatgtgagctggaagcacaatcgcagtggttctccctttgcacacctagccgaacaaagcggaacgtaggaggcaagcgcaggagccgggcaacccaactattgaccgaagacacaattcgaaaccgatgcatatatagcaatatccgagaatgtttttgccgaatctctaaaggtgtccggcgttgcactacaagacttgtgctgaaaacacatgaatagtttaaaagtgccaaaagcttggaaaaccaaaaaagtcagtaaaaacatgacatccgaacaagatcaagtgttcggtgccaatccgaaaattggtcttagaaaaaaagagtgcctctgtcgtgctttaacatgacacatcctatctcaagactccAAGCGGGttagcctacggcttcaacctcctatcccgaaggcggagtacttctcattaggccagtttagcaaactaaactctagcagctttgagagagaaattaggctcctcggctagtgaccacacactcgtgtcgaaaaaagaagtgatgaataataatagtaataaaaactttgcaacaactaagaagaagaacacttattataaaacgactcatataaatttaagagcccccaagtgacttgggtaaaagaattttatgtataatgattgtatgtaccgaagtactaatatcatatctttgttcacccgaactttaaacgcgtcttaaccgaccgtcggcttctccctcttcggtcaaggaccgaaaagtgttatgtactccacctgtcgagaatatcgacaaTGTTTccgatgaaggaaatatgccctagaggcaataataaagttattatttatttccttatatcatgataaatgtttattattcatgctagaattgtattaaccggaaacataatacatgtgtgaatacatagacaaacagagtgtcactagtatgcctctacttgactagctcgttaatcgaagatggttatgtttcctaaccataaacaaaagagttgttatttgattaacgggatcacatcattaggagaatgatgtgattgacatgacccattccattagcttagcacccgatcgtttagtatgttgctattgctttcttcatgacttatacatgttcctatgactatgagattatgcaactcccttttgccggaggaacactttgtgtgctaccaaacatcacaacgtaactgggtgattataaaggtgttctacaggtgtctccaaaggtacatgttgggttggcgtatttcgagattaggatttgtcactccgattgtcggagaggtatctctgggccctctcggtaatgcacatcacataagccttgcaagcattgcaactaatgagttagttgtgagatgatgtattatgaaacgagtaaagagacttgccggtaacgagattgaactaggtattgagataccgacaatcgaatctcgggcaagtaacataccgatgacaaagggaacaacgtatgttgttatgcggtctgaccgataaagatcttcgtagaatatgtaggagccaatatgagcatccaggttccactattggttattgaccggagacgtgtctcggtcatgtctacattgttctcgaacccgtagggtccgcacgcttaaggtttcgatgacagctatattatgagtttatgcattttgatgtgccgaagtttgttcggagtcccggatgtgatcacggacatgacgaggagtctcgaaatggtcgagacataaagattgatatattggaagcctatatttggatatcggaagtgttccgggtaaaatcgggattttaccggagtaccgggaggttaccggaaccccccgggaggtatatgggccttagtgggatttagtggaagagaggagaagtggccagggctgggccgcgcgcccctcccccctagtccgaataggacaaggagagggggccggcgccccccttccttctctctctcctctttccccctcccgaatcctattccaactaggaaaggggggggaatcctactcccggagggagtaggactcctcctggcgcgccctctcctggccggctgcacccccccttgatcctttatatacggaggcagggagcacccctagacacacaagttgatccacgtgatcatattcttagccgtgtgcggtgcccccttccaccatagtcctcgataatattgtagcggtgcttaggcgaagccctgcgacggtagtacatcaagatcgtcaccacaccgtc contains:
- the LOC125535826 gene encoding viral IAP-associated factor homolog isoform X2; its protein translation is MADYHFVYKDVEGATTQWDDIQRKLGNLPEKPEPFKPPPFAPRVDADEQPKSKEWLDARDPDELEELEDDLDDDRFLEQYRRMRLAELKEAAKTARFGAVQPITGSDFVREVSQAPPDVWVVVFLYKDAIPECGLLETCLEELAPKYAETKFVKIISTDCIPNYPDRNVPTILVYNNSAVKGTYVGLQKFGGKKCTPEYPVLNDGQGGGDSSRNNVMEGVRRKFIEKVVSQLETQEDEDDSD
- the LOC125535826 gene encoding phosducin-like protein 3 isoform X1 translates to MADYHFVYKDVEGATTQWDDIQRKLGNLPEKPEPFKPPPFAPRVDADEQPKSKEWLDARDPDELEELEDDLDDDRFLEQYRRMRLAELKEAAKTARFGAVQPITGSDFVREVSQAPPDVWVVVFLYKDAIPECGLLETCLEELAPKYAETKFVKIISTDCIPNYPDRNVPTILVYNNSAVKGTYVGLQKFGGKKCTPESVALALCHSDPVLNDGQGGGDSSRNNVMEGVRRKFIEKVVSQLETQEDEDDSD